A single region of the Epinephelus moara isolate mb chromosome 14, YSFRI_EMoa_1.0, whole genome shotgun sequence genome encodes:
- the exd2 gene encoding exonuclease 3'-5' domain-containing protein 2 isoform X1 translates to MSHRGPLTAVITTVLGATLGGLLIWRVYRTKRKRLPSVQKVADPVEAPCPVNKDFTAVECQYTKPPNVQEKEFKAVECQTTQQPPPVQIPSYEQLLGVKPVMVSSEEEWQQLWPLMEKELSVFPVLGLDCEWVKIKGVSVKGRTSAVSLLQMATYSGLCVLVRLLAFRSGQQPFPLSLMEVLRDPHVLKVGVGCYEDGKRLTRDYGLSLTCTVDLRYLALRQRQATVNNGLSLKSLAEDLLNVSLDKSLELRCSDWEADQLTLQQMTYAARDAQVSIALFLHLLGLHSEASPESPSGSSYSELASRCQGLVDVPFRGRGDGEDRTPDGERRRRTRKTPTYESPESGDQQVPDPRKNNKRKPLGVGYSARKSPLYDNCFLHAPDGQPLCTCDKKKAKWYLDKGIGVLQSEEPFVVRLLFEPSGRPDSQQDYYLTAKENLCVVCGKADSYIRKNIVPHEYRRHFPTEMKDHNSHDILLLCTSCHAASNVHDSFLKQRLAEEFSAPQGCEEGVRLLEDSDRRRVRSAARALLTAREELPEQRREELQALIKSFLDMNEEQELTEEVVQQAGSLETRIFNEAYVPHGLKVVRASAEQGLRGLMDLERRWRQHFLTTMQPRHLPPLWSVDHNHSKFLRKYGEDLPIKLN, encoded by the exons ATGTCTCATCGAGGACCTTTAACCGCTGTCATAACAACAGTACTGGGGGCGACCTTAGGAGGGCTGCTCATATGGCGAGTTTACCGAACAAAGAGGAAGAGGCTGCCTTCCGTCCAGAAGGTGGCTGATCCTGTGGAGGCTCCGTGTCCTGTGAACAAGGATTTTACAGCTGTGGAGTGCCAATACACCAAACCGCCAAATGTGCAGGAGAAGGAGTTTAAGGCAGTGGAGTGTCAGACCACACAGCAGCCCCCGCCTGTACAGATCCCGTCTTATGAACAGCTGCTGGGAGTGAAACCAGTGATGGTGAGCTCTGAGGAGGAGTGGCAGCAGCTGTGGCCCCTGATGGAAAAGGAGCTGTCAGTCTTCCCTGTGCTGGGGCTCGACTGTGAATGGGTAAAGATAAAAGGC GTGTCTGTGAAGGGCCGAACCTCTGCGGTGTCCCTGCTGCAGATGGCCACATATTCAGGTCTGTGTGTCCTGGTGAGGCTGCTGGCGTTTCGCAGCGGCCAGCAGCCGTTCCCTCTCAGCTTAATGGAAGTCCTCCGAGACCCACACGTTCTGAAAGTCGGCGTCGGCTGCTACGAAGACGGAAAGCGTCTGACGCGCGACTACGGTCTGTCTCTGACGTGTACAGTTGACCTGCGCTATCTTGCCTTAAGACAAAG GCAGGCTACAGTGAATAACGGCCTCAGTCTGAAGTCTCTGGCAGAAGATCTGTTGAATGTGTCTCTAGATAAATCCCTGGAGCTGCGCTGCAGTGACTGGGAGGCAGATCAACTGACGCTGCAGCAG ATGACTTACGCTGCCAGAGATGCCCAAGTCTCCATCGCTCTCTTCCTTCATCTCCTCGGCCTCCACTCTGAAGCCAGTCCCGAATCTCCCAGTGGGAGCTCCTACTCTGAGTTGGCCTCCCGCTGCCAGGGTCTGGTGGACGTGCCCTTCAGGGGCCGAGGAGACGGAGAAGACAGAACTCCTGACGGAGAGAGGAGGCGGAGGACGCGGAAAACGCCCACTTATGAAAGCCCGGAGTCTGGAGATCAGCAAGTCCCAGACCCTCGAAAGAACAACAAGAGGAAACCGCTGGGTGTGGGTTACTCTGCCAG GAAGTCTCCTCTCTATGATAACTGCTTCCTCCATGCTCCAGATGGCCAGCCTCTGTGTACCTGCGACAAGAAGAAAGCCAAATGGTACCTAGATAAAGGAATAGGAG TGCTCCAGAGTGAAGAGCCTTTTGTAGTGAGGCTGCTGTTTGAGCCGTCAGGACGTCCCGACTCCCAACAGGACTATTATCTCACTGCAAAGGAGAATCTCTGCGTCGTCTGCGGGAAAGCTGATTCCTACATCAG GAAAAACATCGTGCCACATGAATACAGACGGCATTTCCCCACCGAGATGAAGGACCACAACTCCCATGACATCCTGCTTCTCTGCACCAGCTGCCACGCCGCCTCAAACGTGCACGACAGCTTCCTGAAGCAGCGTCTGGCTGAAGAGTTCTCTGCCCCTCAGGGCTGCGAAGAGGGAGTTCGCCTGCTGGAGGACTCGGACCGGCGGCGAGTGCGTTCGGCGGCTCGGGCTCTGCTCACCGCCAGGGAGGAACTGCCGGAGCAGCGGCGAGAGGAGCTGCAGGCTTTGATCAAGAGCTTCCTCGACATGAACGAGGAGCAGGAGCTGACGGAGGAGGTGGTGCAGCAGGCCGGCAGTTTGGAGACGAG GATCTTCAACGAGGCGTACGTGCCTCACGGTCTAAAGGTGGTGCGAGCCAGCGCCGAGCAGGGCCTGCGGGGCCTGATGGACCTGGAGCGCCGCTGGAGGCAGCACTTCCTCACCACCATGCAGCCTCgccacctccctcctctctggTCCGTCGACCACAACCACAGCAAGTTCCTCCGCAAATACGGAGAGGACCTGCCCATCAAACTCAACTGA
- the si:ch211-168d23.3 gene encoding BRD4-interacting chromatin-remodeling complex-associated protein, whose protein sequence is MEDEDGTCLLDVLCDPQALNDFLHGTNELQTEDLLINSSSGEPSLFTDAPSPVSLLGDGRDSPDTPPPGCVDLSFLEEALLSSPEGGEDPQVVQGGTPVEAGFEAKKGEVEEAEEAEVACDILQQSLQEAEITEQTMALEAGLAQPGDSLSLYSPAPLLSPPTVPFIPKSVTLPITQALPRDTQAAVEPPQPSLLAVGPGCPSLKPAAPPQLMGLLPGNVFPAASPETSFSLSPAQASSMIIHKAVPSMTSRPLITPTLRATAAAAPGIVLQRAPLPIQPKLPISIQPRLVQISPKPSGPKHTPGLTFVPGTASPNILLSQPPGQKPAAPPQQPTQQLPKPVSLQLVNQGGSFVLQPQGLFQGQNQFLLPGQSPVTISQSASAARPLLTPSHHGPSLHSVNPSTGQLVEGSQILTVPQRQLNFSPVFTTPSGQLALRQATVLSGPLQLQSAPPTVFQMPAQLAGTYTPGGQGQRTTLVHSPALGNHITLINSSGVLPPDLTSISIVNGPSVVQGLPFAAQAPAPQTGGVTEGQLSLQQASVVLLPERAIQEERSSSEETFHQLPQPYGHVLQHVSVQPTSAGLQSSSPPVVTVLQPPPEPPLAPDPAVEIPKLLMPPADMTQVMEEVTQSMSQNEAFMQHLQQQALSSPITSELLVGALPVVPMESLASPVANERETQPQTHTVSGQDAHTVMSDQCVEASPLHSNPEDTPLICSSPPVQDSERPAPTSFSPQITLPGPESSVPQITAPQPRIEPQVQYQVPHQLQVSQALFAQNQVQIQSSVSQPPVQLQVQVQQSSVSQPQSSVNPSVHSSPPPLRVSVPQQQPDPTAASASLSKGGDDSAVQQHTQNKPTAALVVESKPFTLDVHPPSPAAQGVQAHGPPAPRECAPIQTSQQTSTKLAGPLEQQREERLTPAMRRHRFQQQICLDHTAVQTPFTGPAFSTLKDAVRRLLPYHTCAGYLPTQDDFNLVDQEFDTVSGFLLKRTKDMVNKYRQLLVREAQQESPSAEMVMLERLFLQAERCALAEDRRRVRRDPESFMTALATSASSPHGAHSSGPSQLCSSGSPSSPPAWTRLSDRPPGLKTYRSSSRGALRLTIKQESGSRKVVHNSACDPGLKRDHMGQLTNGGGAVNERHSQAPNGAPQCPQHDEEISNGALPCNTAEEVPQTAPISKIKAPNPLSMPEPQVGCFELPPRDVSAPKLKCYRLDASPRPEQRFSPPPPPLQEDNMLSEHLQSAIDSILELQRLQGPSAAPTRATSGPSLDQAVTSILEGHL, encoded by the exons ATGGAGGATGAAGATGGGACTTGTCTACTTGATGTTTTGTG TGACCCCCAAGCCCTGAACGACTTCCTTCATGGGACCAATGAG CTGCAGACTGAAGACCTGCTCATTAACTCCTCCTCTGGGGAGCCCTCCCTCTTCACAGATGCCCCG AGCCCAGTCTCTCTGCTGGGAGATGGCAGGGATTCCCCAGACACACCTCCACCTGGGTGTGTGGATCTGTCCTTCCTGGAGGAGGCCCTCCTGTCATCGCCGGAGGGTGGAGAAGACCCACAGGTGGTGCAGGGTGGGACACCTGTGGAGGCTGGATTTGAGGCAAAGAagggagaggtggaggaagcGGAGGAGGCAGAGGTGGCGTGTGATATCCTCCAGCAGAGCCTGCAGGAGGCTGAGATCACAGAGCAGACCATGGCTCTGGAGGCAGGTCTGGCCCAACCTGGGGACAGCCTGTCGCTGTACTCACctgcccctctcctctccccaccCACCGTACCATTCATACCCAAGTCTGTGACCTTGCCCATCACCCAGGCATTGCCCAGGGACACCCAAGCAGCAGTGGAGCCCCCGCAGCCCTCCCTCCTGGCTGTCGGGCCAGGCTGCCCTTCTCTAAAACCTGCTGCCCCTCCTCAGCTGATGGGGCTCCTGCCTGGAAACGTGTTCCCTGCTGCTTCTCCAGAGACCTCCTTCTCTCTGAGTCCTGCCCAGGCGTCCAGTATGATCATCCACAAGGCTGTTCCCAGTATGACCAGTCGCCCTCTTATCACCCCAACCCTgagagcaacagcagcagcagcaccgggCATCGTCCTGCAGCGTGCCCCTCTTCCCATTCAACCCAAACTGCCTATCAGCATTCAGCCCAGACTGGTTCAAATTAGCCCCAAGCCTTCTGGGCCAAAACACACTCCAGGTCTTACATTTGTCCCTGGGACTGCCTCACCAAATATTTTACTCTCCCAACCTCCAGGCCAAAAGCCTGCAGCTCCTCCGCAGCAGCCCACCCAGCAGCTCCCCAAACCAGTCAGCCTGCAGCTGGTCAACCAGGGCGGCTCCTTTGTGCTGCAGCCTCAGGGACTCTTCCAAGGCCAAAACCAGTTCCTTCTTCCAGGCCAGTCCCCTGTTACGATCTCCCAGTCTGCCAGTGCAGCTCGACCGCTGCTGACCCCCAGTCACCATGGCCCGTCTCTCCACAGTGTGAATCCCTCAACTGGGCAGCTGGTAGAAGGCTCTCAGATCCTAACTGTGCCCCAAAGACAGCTGAACTTCAGCCCCGTCTTCACCACGCCTTCAGGGCAGCTAGCGCTCCGCCAGGCCACTGTGCTTTCAGGACCTTTGCAGCTACAGTCAGCGCCCCCTACTGTCTTCCAGATGCCAGCGCAGCTGGCTGGAACCTACACTCCAGGAGGGCAGGGGCAGCGTACCACCCTGGTCCACAGTCCTGCTCTTGGAAACCACATTACCTTGATCAACAGTTCAGGGGTGCTTCCCCCAGATCTCACTTCCATCTCGATCGTCAACGGCCCCTCAGTAGTTCAGGGGCTGCCTTTTGCTGCACAGGCCCCTGCTCCTCAGACAGGAGGAGTGACAGAAGGACAGCTGAGCCTCCAGCAGGCCTCCGTGGTACTGCTGCCAGAAAGAGCCATtcaagaggagaggagcagctcAGAGGAGACGTTCCACCAGCTACCACAG CCCTATGGACATGTCCTCCAGCACGTCTCGGTGCAGCCCACCTCTGCAGGGCTGcagtcctcctctcctcctgtagTCACAGTCCTGCAGCCTCCCCCTGAACCTCCTCTGGCCCCCGATCCAGCTGTGGAGATCCCTAAACTTTTGATGCCCCCAGCAGACATGACCCAAGTAATGGAGGAGGTGACGCAGTCGATGAGTCAGAACGAGGCCTTTATGCAACATCTGCAACAG CAAGCACTTAGTTCTCCTATCACATCTGAACTGTTGGTTGGAGCGCTGCCGGTAGTGCCGATGGAGTCGCTGGCGTCCCCGGTGGCCAATGAAAGAGAGACCCAGCCACAGACCCACACAGTCTCCGGTCAGGACGCCCACACTGTGATGTCTGACCAGTGTGTCGAGGCCTCTCCACTTCACTCAAACCCAGAGGACACACCGCTGATCTGCTCCTCCCCTCCCGTTCAGGACTCAGAGAGACCAGCTCCGACGAGTTTCTCCCCTCAAATCACTCTGCCTGGTCCCGAGAGTTCGGTCCCTCAGATCACAGCCCCCCAGCCTCGCATTGAGCCCCAAGTCCAGTACCAGGTTCCCCATCAGCTCCAGGTCTCACAGGCCTTATTCGCCCAGAACCAGGTGCAGATCCAGTCATCTGTCTCCCAGCCTCCGGTCCAgctccaggtccaggtccagcaGTCGTCTGTCTCCCAGCCTCAGTCCTCGGTCAACCCGTCAGTCCACAGCAGTCCCCCCCCTCTGCGTGTCTCGGTGCCTCAGCAGCAGCCTGATCCCACGGCTGCGTCTGCTAGTCTCTCCAAAGGAGGAGACGACTCCGCTGTccaacagcacacacaaaaca AGCCAACAGCTGCCTTGGTCGTGGAGAGTAAACCGTTTACTCTCGATGTCCATCCACCCTCTCCTGCAGCCCAGGGTGTCCAGGCTCATGGGCCCCCGGCCCCCAGAGAGTGTGCCCCCATCCAGACGAGTCAGCAAACCAGCACCAAG CTGGCAGGTCCTctggagcagcagagagaggagaggctcACACCAGCAATGCGCAGGCACAG GTTCCAGCAGCAGATCTGTTTGGACCACACAGCGGTTCAGACCCCCTTCACCGGCCCGGCCTTTTCCACACTGAAGGACGCTGTTAGGCGCCTGCTGCCGTACCACACCTGCGCCGGTTACCTGCCCACTCAGGATGACTTCAATTTAG TGGACCAGGAGTTTGACACTGTGTCTGGTTTCCTGTTGAAACGCACCAAGGACATGGTCAACAAATACAGGCAGCTACTAGTTAGAGAAGCCCAG CAGGAGAGTCCGTCAGCAGAGATGGTGATGCTGGAGCGCCTCTTCCTCCAGGCTGAGCGATGCGCTTTAGCGGAGGACAGACGGAGAGTCCGCAGAGACCCAG AATCATTCATGACGGCCTTGGCTACATCAGCGTCTTCCCCCCACGGTGCCCACTCCTCCGGCCCCTCCCAGCTGTGCTCCTCCGGCAGCCCCTCCTCCCCACCAGCCTGGACCAGACTGTCCGACCGGCCCCCGGGACTGAAGACGTACCGCTCCAGCTCCCGCGGGGCTCTCAGGCTCACCATCAAGCAGGAGTCCGGCTCCCGTAAGGTTGTTCACAACTCGGCCTGCGACCCTGGACTCAAGAGGGACCACATGGGGCAGCTGACCAACGGCGGCGGAGCTGTGAATGAACGCCACTCTCAGGCACCCAACGGAGCACCCCAGTGTCCTCAGCATGATGAGGAGATCTCCAACGGAGCTCTGCCTTGTAACACCGCAGAGGAGGTCCCACAGACAGCACccatttccaaaataaaagccccaaACCCTCTTTCTATGCCAGAGCCACAGGTTGGTTGCTTCGAGTTGCCTCCCAGAGATGTCAGCGCCCCGAAACTGAAATGCTACAGGTTGGATGCATCCCCCCGCCCGGAGCAGCGGTTCAGCCCGCCGCCTCCCCCCCTCCAAGAGGACAACATGCTCAGTGAACATCTACAGAGTGCCATCGACAGCATCCTGGAGCTTCAGCGCCTGCAGGGCCCCTCTGCAGCCCCGACCAGGGCCACGTCAGGCCCTTCACTGGACCAGGCTGTCACCAGCATCCTGGAGGGACACCTGTGA
- the exd2 gene encoding exonuclease 3'-5' domain-containing protein 2 isoform X2, protein MSHRGPLTAVITTVLGATLGGLLIWRVYRTKRKRLPSVQKVADPVEAPCPVNKDFTAVECQYTKPPNVQEKEFKAVECQTTQQPPPVQIPSYEQLLGVKPVMVSSEEEWQQLWPLMEKELSVFPVLGLDCEWVSVKGRTSAVSLLQMATYSGLCVLVRLLAFRSGQQPFPLSLMEVLRDPHVLKVGVGCYEDGKRLTRDYGLSLTCTVDLRYLALRQRQATVNNGLSLKSLAEDLLNVSLDKSLELRCSDWEADQLTLQQMTYAARDAQVSIALFLHLLGLHSEASPESPSGSSYSELASRCQGLVDVPFRGRGDGEDRTPDGERRRRTRKTPTYESPESGDQQVPDPRKNNKRKPLGVGYSARKSPLYDNCFLHAPDGQPLCTCDKKKAKWYLDKGIGVLQSEEPFVVRLLFEPSGRPDSQQDYYLTAKENLCVVCGKADSYIRKNIVPHEYRRHFPTEMKDHNSHDILLLCTSCHAASNVHDSFLKQRLAEEFSAPQGCEEGVRLLEDSDRRRVRSAARALLTAREELPEQRREELQALIKSFLDMNEEQELTEEVVQQAGSLETRIFNEAYVPHGLKVVRASAEQGLRGLMDLERRWRQHFLTTMQPRHLPPLWSVDHNHSKFLRKYGEDLPIKLN, encoded by the exons ATGTCTCATCGAGGACCTTTAACCGCTGTCATAACAACAGTACTGGGGGCGACCTTAGGAGGGCTGCTCATATGGCGAGTTTACCGAACAAAGAGGAAGAGGCTGCCTTCCGTCCAGAAGGTGGCTGATCCTGTGGAGGCTCCGTGTCCTGTGAACAAGGATTTTACAGCTGTGGAGTGCCAATACACCAAACCGCCAAATGTGCAGGAGAAGGAGTTTAAGGCAGTGGAGTGTCAGACCACACAGCAGCCCCCGCCTGTACAGATCCCGTCTTATGAACAGCTGCTGGGAGTGAAACCAGTGATGGTGAGCTCTGAGGAGGAGTGGCAGCAGCTGTGGCCCCTGATGGAAAAGGAGCTGTCAGTCTTCCCTGTGCTGGGGCTCGACTGTGAATGG GTGTCTGTGAAGGGCCGAACCTCTGCGGTGTCCCTGCTGCAGATGGCCACATATTCAGGTCTGTGTGTCCTGGTGAGGCTGCTGGCGTTTCGCAGCGGCCAGCAGCCGTTCCCTCTCAGCTTAATGGAAGTCCTCCGAGACCCACACGTTCTGAAAGTCGGCGTCGGCTGCTACGAAGACGGAAAGCGTCTGACGCGCGACTACGGTCTGTCTCTGACGTGTACAGTTGACCTGCGCTATCTTGCCTTAAGACAAAG GCAGGCTACAGTGAATAACGGCCTCAGTCTGAAGTCTCTGGCAGAAGATCTGTTGAATGTGTCTCTAGATAAATCCCTGGAGCTGCGCTGCAGTGACTGGGAGGCAGATCAACTGACGCTGCAGCAG ATGACTTACGCTGCCAGAGATGCCCAAGTCTCCATCGCTCTCTTCCTTCATCTCCTCGGCCTCCACTCTGAAGCCAGTCCCGAATCTCCCAGTGGGAGCTCCTACTCTGAGTTGGCCTCCCGCTGCCAGGGTCTGGTGGACGTGCCCTTCAGGGGCCGAGGAGACGGAGAAGACAGAACTCCTGACGGAGAGAGGAGGCGGAGGACGCGGAAAACGCCCACTTATGAAAGCCCGGAGTCTGGAGATCAGCAAGTCCCAGACCCTCGAAAGAACAACAAGAGGAAACCGCTGGGTGTGGGTTACTCTGCCAG GAAGTCTCCTCTCTATGATAACTGCTTCCTCCATGCTCCAGATGGCCAGCCTCTGTGTACCTGCGACAAGAAGAAAGCCAAATGGTACCTAGATAAAGGAATAGGAG TGCTCCAGAGTGAAGAGCCTTTTGTAGTGAGGCTGCTGTTTGAGCCGTCAGGACGTCCCGACTCCCAACAGGACTATTATCTCACTGCAAAGGAGAATCTCTGCGTCGTCTGCGGGAAAGCTGATTCCTACATCAG GAAAAACATCGTGCCACATGAATACAGACGGCATTTCCCCACCGAGATGAAGGACCACAACTCCCATGACATCCTGCTTCTCTGCACCAGCTGCCACGCCGCCTCAAACGTGCACGACAGCTTCCTGAAGCAGCGTCTGGCTGAAGAGTTCTCTGCCCCTCAGGGCTGCGAAGAGGGAGTTCGCCTGCTGGAGGACTCGGACCGGCGGCGAGTGCGTTCGGCGGCTCGGGCTCTGCTCACCGCCAGGGAGGAACTGCCGGAGCAGCGGCGAGAGGAGCTGCAGGCTTTGATCAAGAGCTTCCTCGACATGAACGAGGAGCAGGAGCTGACGGAGGAGGTGGTGCAGCAGGCCGGCAGTTTGGAGACGAG GATCTTCAACGAGGCGTACGTGCCTCACGGTCTAAAGGTGGTGCGAGCCAGCGCCGAGCAGGGCCTGCGGGGCCTGATGGACCTGGAGCGCCGCTGGAGGCAGCACTTCCTCACCACCATGCAGCCTCgccacctccctcctctctggTCCGTCGACCACAACCACAGCAAGTTCCTCCGCAAATACGGAGAGGACCTGCCCATCAAACTCAACTGA
- the numb gene encoding protein numb homolog isoform X1, which translates to MNKLRQSFRRKKDVYVPESSRPHQWQTDEEAVRSGKCSFAVKYLGHVEVEESRGMHICEDAVKRLKTDRKFFKGFFAKAGKKPVRAVLWVSADGLRVVDDKTKDLILDQTIEKVSFCAPDRNFERAFSYICRDGTTRRWICHCFMAIKDSGERLSHAVGCAFAACLERKQKREKECGVTATFDANRTTFTREGSFRVTTATEAAEREEVMRQLQDAKNAETDVKTAGNSATSVTNSSAHPTGGSPSPSSSPPLSVGSLGPQVIPRRHAPAEVLARQGSFRGFPALSQKTSPFKRQMSLRMNELPSTMQRKSDFPMKNTVPEVEGESDSISSLCTQITSAFSGPPEDPFSSAPMPKPASSPQSPVAPVNGTAPAFSVAVAAAATAAAANPPVLPPALPARDTNPWAKTPAGAPASAQPGSNWSSPTPVIVVPPTSSPPTSTHKRTPSEADRWLEEVTKSVRGPQPNPIMAAASPPTQPFPAPVPMPVASVPSVAPVAFMSPLPSAVPMLPPRQPAFHAQAPASYPMPNGLPFPQPSVPVVGITPSQMVANVFGSATQPQPFPVPASTTPQHDAQAVGNISPFMKPPQSHTVHPPPLQPSNGSVTFNGADSWAAPPQLAPCSPATQPPPQPQEDAFEAQWAALESRSRQRTTPSPTNPFSTELHKTFEIQL; encoded by the exons GACAGGAAATTCTTCAAAGGATTCTTTGCAAAA GCTGGGAAGAAGCCAGTGCGCGCTGTGTTGTGGGTGTCGGCAGATGGTCTTCGCGTCGTAGACGACAAAACAAAG GACCTGATTCTGGACCAGACAATAGAGAAGGTGTCGTTCTGCGCGCCGGACCGTAACTTTGAGAGGGCGTTCTCCTACATCTGCAGGGACGGTACCACGCGACGCTGGATCTGCCATTGTTTTATGGCCATTAAAGACTCA GGGGAGCGTCTCAGTCATGCTGTAGGTTGTGCATTTGCTGCCTGTCTGGAGCGAAAACAGAAACGGGAGAAGGAGTGTGGGGTCACAGCAACCTTTGACGCCAACAGAACCACTTTCACCCGTGAGGGCTCGTTTCGTGTTACTACGGCAACAGAGGCGGCAGAGCGGGAGGAAGTCATGAGGCAGCTACAGGATGCTAAAAACG CTGAGACAGATGTGAAGACTGCTGGGAACTCAGCCACCAGCGTGACAAACTCCTCAGCACACCCGACGGGAGGCTCGCCATCCCCGTcgtcctcccctcctctctccgtGGGAAGCCTGGGACCCCAGGTGATACCACGCAGACACGCACCGGCTGAGGTTCTCGCCAGGCAGGGCTCCTTCAGAGGCTTCCCGGCCCTCAGTCAGAAGACTTCTCCCTTCAAACGACAGATGTCGCTGCGCATGAACGAGCTGCCCTCCACCATGCAGCGCAAGTCTGACTTCCCCATGAAGAATACAG TCCCTGAGGTAGAAGGAGAAAGTGACAGCATCAGCTCGCTGTGCACTCAGATCACCTCAGCGTTCAGTGGACCCCCAGAGGATCCCTTCTCGTCAGCACCAATGCCCAAACCAGCTTCATCTCCACAGTCGCCGGTAGCACCAG TGAACGGCACAGCTCCTGCcttctctgttgctgttgctgctgctgctactgctgctgctgctaaccCCCCAGTTCTGCCCCCCGCTCTGCCTGCCCGAGACACTAACCCCTGGGCTAAGACCCCAGCAGGGGCCCCGGCCTCAGCACAGCCAG GAAGTAACTGGTCATCTCCGACTCCGGTGATAGTGGTCCCCCCCACATCCTCCCCGCCTACGTCCACCCACAAACGCACACCATCTGAAGCAGACCGGTGGTTAGAAGAAGTCACAAAGTCTGTCCGAGGTCCTCAGCCTAATCCAATCATGGCAGCAGCCTCACCTCCCACCCAGCCGTTCCCTGCCCCTGTACCGATGCCTGTGGCGTCTGTTCCCTCTGTTGCCCCGGTGGCCTTCATGTCCCCTCTGCCCTCCGCTGTGCCCATGTTGCCCCCTCGCCAGCCTGCCTTCCACGCTCAGGCTCCAGCCTCCTACCCGATGCCCAATGGGCTGCCGTTCCCTCAGCCCAGCGTGCCTGTGGTCGGCATCACTCCTTCACAGATGGTGGCTAATGTGTTCGGCTCAGCCACGCAACCCCAGCCGTTCCCCGTCCCGGCCTCCACAACACCCCAGCATGATGCCCAGGCTGTCGGCAACATCAGCCCGTTCATGAAACCCCCTCAATCACACACAGTGCACCCTCCCCCCCTCCAGCCATCCAATGGTAGTGTGACCTTTAACGGGGCAGACAGCTGGGCTGCTCCGCCCCAACTCGCTCCATGCTCCCCAGCCACCCAGCCGCCCCCACAGCCGCAGGAAGATGCCTTTGAGGCCCAGTGGGCAGCCTTGGAGAGCCGCTCGCGCCAGCGCACCACACCCTCCCCGACAAATCCCTTCTCTACTGAGCTGCACAAGACCTTTGAGATCCAGCTCTGA